A single region of the Bacteroidales bacterium genome encodes:
- a CDS encoding M20/M25/M40 family metallo-hydrolase, with product MTQDITVSELKQHVYYLASDSLQGRKSGTPGGLMAATYVRDQFRNYGLELQCDDGFQYFEIVTDAKLGGTNGLHFGPFTGTPGTDFIPFSYSSNGTLNASVCFAGYGFDFSSDSLTWNDYEGIDVTGRWVLMFQGDPEPENPGSVFASYGDSWTKILGAKDHGAAGIFFVTPVKMDKSDELGGLQLEKSTAVAGIPVIHLSRKTADRMLSCQGMTVGELEARLNEDRRPSSFLIPLEVSATVDVLFQKARTQNVIATLKGTDPVLSQEYIVIGAHYDHLGLGGPGSNSRALDTVAVHNGADDNASGVAGLLELAEELALNRDQVKRSILFIAFDAEEMGLLGSKYFIDQSKDMIDKMDAMINIDMIGRFYPQEKPLLINGTGTSAESESILNEIAAGLDFRLAYAPEGFGASDHSSFYARDIPVFFITSGAHDDYHMPQDDADRIHYEGIQQIVSFMFDLVTVIADRESPLTFQEAGPKEPPRSGRGFKVTLGILPDFASTDNTGLRVDAVRKGGPADQGGMKKGDKIVALQGKAVTNIYDYMARLKELEAGQAAAVEVLRDGIRLVLLIQL from the coding sequence ATGACACAGGACATAACTGTTTCCGAACTGAAACAGCACGTTTACTACCTGGCCTCTGATTCCCTTCAGGGGAGAAAATCCGGAACCCCGGGAGGCCTGATGGCAGCAACTTATGTCAGGGATCAATTCAGGAACTATGGTCTTGAACTGCAGTGCGATGACGGATTTCAGTATTTCGAGATTGTGACGGATGCAAAACTCGGCGGAACCAATGGATTGCATTTCGGACCCTTTACAGGCACTCCCGGTACGGATTTCATCCCGTTTAGTTATTCTTCCAATGGCACGTTGAATGCATCGGTTTGTTTTGCCGGGTATGGATTTGATTTTTCATCAGATTCTCTCACCTGGAATGATTATGAGGGAATTGATGTGACCGGCAGATGGGTTTTGATGTTTCAGGGTGATCCTGAGCCTGAGAATCCCGGAAGCGTTTTTGCCTCCTATGGCGACTCCTGGACAAAGATCCTGGGTGCGAAGGATCATGGTGCTGCAGGGATCTTTTTCGTCACTCCTGTGAAAATGGATAAAAGCGATGAACTGGGAGGGCTGCAGCTTGAAAAAAGCACTGCAGTGGCTGGCATACCGGTGATCCATCTTTCGCGGAAAACAGCAGACCGGATGCTTTCCTGCCAGGGAATGACCGTCGGGGAGTTGGAAGCCAGGTTGAATGAGGATCGCAGGCCTTCTTCCTTCCTGATCCCCCTGGAGGTGAGCGCCACGGTGGATGTCTTATTCCAGAAAGCCCGTACCCAGAACGTCATAGCGACCTTGAAAGGGACAGATCCCGTCCTTAGCCAGGAGTACATTGTCATCGGAGCCCATTACGATCATCTGGGCCTGGGGGGACCGGGATCGAATTCAAGGGCGCTGGATACGGTGGCGGTTCACAACGGTGCCGATGATAATGCATCGGGGGTGGCGGGCTTGCTTGAACTGGCTGAAGAGCTGGCCTTAAACAGGGATCAGGTCAAGCGGAGCATCCTGTTCATAGCGTTTGATGCTGAAGAAATGGGACTGCTTGGGTCGAAGTATTTTATCGATCAGTCGAAGGACATGATCGACAAGATGGATGCGATGATCAACATCGATATGATCGGCAGGTTTTATCCTCAGGAAAAGCCATTGCTGATCAATGGAACGGGCACTTCCGCTGAATCAGAAAGCATACTGAATGAAATTGCTGCCGGCCTTGATTTCAGGCTGGCATACGCTCCGGAGGGTTTCGGTGCTTCGGACCATTCGAGCTTTTATGCCAGGGACATACCGGTCTTCTTCATCACCAGCGGGGCGCACGACGATTATCATATGCCCCAGGATGATGCCGACCGGATTCATTATGAAGGAATCCAGCAGATCGTGTCGTTCATGTTCGACCTGGTAACGGTAATTGCAGACAGGGAATCCCCGTTGACTTTTCAGGAAGCGGGACCCAAGGAGCCTCCGCGTTCCGGACGAGGCTTCAAAGTGACCCTGGGCATTTTACCTGATTTTGCATCAACAGATAATACCGGTTTGCGGGTCGATGCTGTGCGGAAAGGTGGCCCTGCTGATCAGGGTGGCATGAAGAAGGGTGACAAGATCGTTGCCCTCCAAGGGAAAGCAGTCACCAATATCTATGATTATATGGCCCGTTTAAAAGAACTGGAAGCCGGACAGGCGGCAGCCGTTGAAGTCCTCCGCGATGGGATCAGGCTTGTCCTGCTGATTCAGCTTTAA
- a CDS encoding thioredoxin family protein, with the protein MKTHFFILIILCLMVQFVFAQHLNQVIMDTTLHEEVLIDTCNRDGLAGKVFGVFYQQEYASYSPDATVLQQMNQPWDGYQITIVMGSWCGDSQEQVPRFFKILDQILFPESQVTLICVDRKKKTILADISGVELRLVPTFIIVKDNLEAGRIIETPSETLEKDLLTIVQTLKDD; encoded by the coding sequence ATGAAAACACATTTCTTTATTCTGATCATTCTTTGCCTTATGGTGCAGTTTGTTTTTGCCCAGCACCTGAATCAGGTCATCATGGATACAACCCTGCACGAAGAGGTGCTGATCGATACCTGCAACAGGGATGGTCTGGCAGGAAAGGTCTTTGGCGTGTTCTACCAGCAGGAATATGCATCGTATTCACCTGATGCAACCGTACTTCAGCAGATGAATCAACCATGGGATGGTTATCAGATCACCATCGTGATGGGTTCCTGGTGCGGTGACAGTCAGGAACAGGTACCCCGGTTTTTCAAAATACTTGACCAGATCCTGTTTCCTGAAAGCCAGGTTACGTTGATCTGTGTCGATAGGAAGAAGAAGACCATTCTGGCCGACATTTCCGGTGTGGAACTTCGACTCGTGCCTACCTTCATCATCGTTAAGGATAACCTGGAAGCGGGCAGGATCATCGAAACTCCCTCCGAAACGCTCGAAAAGGATTTGCTCACCATCGTCCAAACCTTAAAAGACGATTAA
- a CDS encoding O-antigen ligase family protein, with the protein MSVAQFLLAGVFIVDGINTRSISSCYKEKKGSARILMLVPVAVKEGFLNLVRKFSRFLQNKPALIFSSLLLIDILGLIHTNDLDDGMKVVRNDLPLFLLPLFLSSMEKIPVNLFRFFLLIFVAAVFAGTLNSTYLLINQEITDPRQISAFIHHSRFGLMICLAIFILAYYCFQKEKISSRMRFVLTALLLWLVVFLFLLRSLSGILAFFGTLGVILLWLSFHSSGKFLRILFIGLLVAVPAVVAIYVHHTVKNYLNVPPLRMEQLERYTPGGALYVNDTTLGIEDGHYVGMYLCWPELKQGWERRSRIPFDSLDMQGQEVRYTLIRYLTSKELRKDDEGVAALTDQDIHNIEHGVANINDLKKFSLKNRIHHIIMAYQSYRRSGVHAGSSATERIEQAKAAINVIRDHGLIGVGTGDVRSSFRDELIRMESPLQSAKKGMFSAHNQFLTYLIAYGWPGLIWFLLAIFYPAVRNRAFHHYFFIAFFSIAVVSFLGDDTLNTQAGVTFFAFFYSLFVFNKQITTHETI; encoded by the coding sequence ATGAGTGTTGCCCAGTTTTTACTGGCCGGGGTTTTCATTGTGGATGGAATCAATACCCGTAGCATTTCCTCCTGCTATAAAGAAAAGAAGGGTTCGGCCAGAATCCTGATGCTGGTTCCCGTCGCTGTCAAAGAAGGATTCCTGAACCTGGTCAGGAAATTTAGCCGTTTTCTGCAAAACAAGCCTGCACTCATCTTCAGCTCACTCCTGTTGATCGATATCCTTGGACTTATCCATACGAATGATCTGGATGATGGAATGAAAGTCGTGCGTAATGACCTTCCCCTGTTCCTGTTGCCTCTTTTTTTATCCTCCATGGAGAAGATCCCGGTGAATCTGTTCAGATTTTTTCTGCTTATTTTCGTCGCTGCAGTTTTTGCCGGCACCTTAAACAGCACTTATCTGCTTATCAATCAAGAAATAACAGATCCACGTCAAATTTCTGCTTTCATTCATCACAGCCGGTTCGGTCTGATGATCTGCCTGGCGATCTTTATCCTGGCCTATTACTGTTTTCAAAAGGAGAAGATATCTTCCCGAATGCGGTTCGTCCTGACTGCACTTTTACTGTGGCTGGTGGTCTTTCTGTTCCTGCTCCGCTCCCTTTCGGGTATTCTGGCTTTCTTCGGCACCCTGGGTGTCATCCTGCTCTGGCTGTCCTTCCATTCCTCCGGCAAATTTCTGCGGATCCTGTTCATCGGGTTGCTGGTTGCAGTTCCTGCTGTCGTTGCAATTTACGTGCACCATACTGTCAAAAATTATTTGAATGTCCCTCCTCTCCGGATGGAACAGCTGGAGAGGTACACGCCCGGGGGTGCGCTTTATGTCAACGACACAACCCTGGGGATCGAAGACGGACACTATGTCGGTATGTATCTCTGCTGGCCTGAATTGAAGCAGGGCTGGGAAAGACGAAGCAGGATTCCCTTCGACAGCCTGGATATGCAAGGACAGGAGGTCAGGTATACCCTGATCCGTTACCTCACTTCCAAAGAACTGCGGAAAGATGATGAAGGTGTGGCGGCACTGACAGATCAAGATATCCATAACATTGAGCACGGAGTGGCCAACATCAATGACCTGAAGAAGTTCAGCCTGAAGAACCGCATTCATCATATCATCATGGCATACCAATCGTACCGGAGATCAGGGGTTCACGCAGGATCTTCAGCGACGGAGCGTATTGAACAGGCTAAAGCAGCCATCAATGTCATCCGTGACCATGGGCTCATTGGAGTGGGAACCGGCGATGTCCGTTCCAGCTTCCGGGATGAATTGATCCGTATGGAGTCACCCCTGCAGTCGGCAAAAAAAGGCATGTTCAGTGCACATAACCAGTTCCTGACGTACCTGATTGCCTATGGTTGGCCGGGATTGATCTGGTTTCTCCTGGCCATCTTCTATCCCGCTGTCAGAAACAGAGCCTTTCACCACTATTTCTTTATTGCATTCTTTTCAATAGCCGTCGTCTCCTTCCTGGGAGATGACACACTCAACACCCAGGCAGGTGTGACTTTCTTTGCATTTTTCTACTCACTGTTTGTTTTCAATAAACAAATCACAACGCATGAAACAATTTGA
- a CDS encoding cytidine deaminase encodes MKQFEIISRFQEFNSPDELGQDDRILLEQAIESTKDAYAPYSQYYVGAAVRLSNGSMVKGNNQENVAYPSGLCAERVALFAASALYPGVPVMAIAIAGHAKNFLITDPVTPCGACRQVIAEYEKLYDQPVRLVMMGEKSKIWIAESISHLLPLMFHADELRKKH; translated from the coding sequence ATGAAACAATTTGAAATCATCAGTCGCTTCCAGGAATTCAATTCCCCGGATGAACTCGGGCAAGACGACAGGATTTTACTAGAGCAGGCCATTGAATCAACGAAGGATGCTTATGCACCCTATTCGCAGTATTATGTTGGTGCAGCGGTCAGGCTGTCAAACGGCAGCATGGTGAAAGGGAATAACCAGGAAAATGTCGCCTACCCATCGGGACTTTGTGCCGAGCGCGTGGCACTTTTTGCTGCCTCAGCCCTTTACCCTGGTGTTCCCGTTATGGCCATCGCCATTGCGGGCCATGCGAAGAATTTCCTGATCACCGACCCGGTCACCCCCTGTGGAGCATGCCGGCAGGTGATCGCTGAATACGAAAAACTCTACGACCAACCTGTACGACTGGTCATGATGGGCGAAAAAAGCAAGATCTGGATAGCTGAAAGTATCAGTCATTTGCTCCCCCTGATGTTCCACGCTGATGAACTGCGGAAGAAACACTGA
- a CDS encoding aspartate 1-decarboxylase, translated as MQIHVLKSKIHRATITDSNLNYMGSITIDEDLLDAAHIIENEQVHVLNVNNGERFVTYVIKGKRGSGEVVMNGAAARKVEIGDIILIVTYAVMDPEEAKHHSPVILFPDKDNKLQ; from the coding sequence ATGCAGATACACGTTTTAAAATCGAAAATTCACCGGGCCACCATAACGGATTCCAACCTGAATTACATGGGCAGCATAACCATTGATGAGGACCTCCTGGATGCGGCGCATATTATTGAGAACGAACAGGTTCATGTTTTAAATGTCAATAATGGTGAACGCTTTGTGACGTACGTCATCAAGGGTAAACGCGGGTCGGGTGAAGTTGTCATGAATGGTGCCGCTGCCCGTAAGGTCGAGATCGGGGATATCATTTTGATTGTCACCTATGCTGTGATGGATCCGGAAGAAGCAAAACACCACTCCCCCGTTATCCTTTTTCCGGACAAGGATAACAAATTACAGTAG
- a CDS encoding lysylphosphatidylglycerol synthase transmembrane domain-containing protein, whose amino-acid sequence MKKTLATIGKLMFFLGLGLFFIWLFVRNLTPGEKAEIWESLRQANYLWILLSLLIGIVSHISRSIRWRMLLEPMGYHPRFSNVVFAVFIGYFANLALPRLGEVSRCGVLAKYEKIPFQKSFGTVVTERAIDLLIFALLFILNLVIQFGRVSNYIAEKIIHPIQGKLALFDGTHYLIYLLIAGVVFFLALLYFLRKHFNHTGIYRKIKEVIMGFLEGLKSLAHIKKPFWFIFHSLFIWTLYYAMTMVVFNCLPETKGISLTAGFAVYIFATIGVMIVQGGIGIYPAIVAETLFLYDIPETKGYAMGWLLWSGQTVMIILAGIISLILLPLMNKTLYGKDRPHPVQNS is encoded by the coding sequence TTGAAAAAAACGCTGGCAACGATCGGGAAGCTTATGTTTTTCCTGGGTCTGGGATTGTTTTTCATCTGGCTCTTTGTGCGAAACCTTACCCCCGGAGAAAAGGCCGAAATATGGGAATCGTTGAGGCAGGCAAATTACCTCTGGATACTTCTCTCCCTGCTCATCGGCATCGTAAGCCATATCAGCCGCTCAATCCGTTGGAGAATGCTCCTGGAACCCATGGGGTACCATCCCAGGTTCAGCAATGTAGTTTTTGCAGTTTTCATCGGATATTTTGCCAACCTGGCCTTACCCCGACTGGGAGAGGTCTCCCGGTGCGGCGTGCTGGCAAAATATGAGAAAATACCTTTTCAGAAATCTTTCGGTACAGTGGTCACCGAGCGGGCAATCGATCTGCTCATTTTTGCACTTCTGTTCATCCTCAATCTGGTGATACAGTTCGGCAGGGTGTCGAATTATATCGCTGAAAAGATCATTCATCCCATTCAGGGAAAACTGGCGCTTTTTGACGGAACCCATTACCTCATCTACCTTTTGATCGCGGGCGTGGTCTTTTTCCTGGCATTGCTGTATTTCCTGCGGAAACATTTCAATCACACGGGGATCTATCGTAAGATCAAAGAAGTGATCATGGGCTTCCTTGAAGGTCTGAAATCGCTGGCCCATATTAAAAAACCCTTCTGGTTCATCTTTCATTCCCTGTTCATCTGGACGCTTTATTACGCCATGACGATGGTCGTGTTCAACTGTCTTCCCGAAACAAAGGGAATTTCCCTGACAGCAGGTTTTGCAGTTTATATTTTCGCAACGATTGGCGTCATGATTGTGCAGGGAGGCATTGGCATTTATCCTGCCATTGTGGCTGAAACACTTTTTCTCTATGACATACCTGAAACCAAGGGCTATGCGATGGGATGGCTGCTTTGGTCGGGGCAAACAGTGATGATCATCCTTGCTGGAATAATTTCATTAATTTTACTACCCTTAATGAACAAAACTTTGTATGGGAAAGACAGACCGCATCCGGTCCAAAATTCTTGA
- a CDS encoding Mut7-C RNAse domain-containing protein, translating to MSGRLLGFDTLYQTNLEDDRIVSIASKEKRIVLTRDIQLLKNSQVTHGYWIRSQKPVEQLKEVIQRLDLSKKIRPFHRCMECNGIIKNVDKAEVLEYLQPKTRAIYESFYRCEHCQRVYWNGSHYQRMVSMLHDLNISPWHPG from the coding sequence ATGTCCGGGCGGCTTCTTGGATTTGATACGCTTTACCAGACCAATCTGGAGGATGACCGGATCGTTTCCATCGCTTCCAAAGAAAAAAGGATCGTCCTGACAAGAGACATTCAGTTGCTGAAAAACAGCCAGGTCACCCACGGTTACTGGATCCGGTCACAAAAACCGGTTGAGCAGCTGAAAGAAGTCATCCAACGTCTTGATCTGTCAAAAAAGATCCGGCCTTTCCACCGCTGCATGGAATGCAATGGAATCATTAAAAATGTTGACAAAGCTGAGGTTCTTGAATATCTGCAGCCTAAAACACGGGCCATTTATGAGAGCTTCTACCGCTGTGAACACTGTCAGCGGGTTTACTGGAACGGAAGCCATTACCAGCGGATGGTATCAATGCTTCACGATCTGAACATATCCCCCTGGCACCCAGGGTGA
- a CDS encoding S41 family peptidase, whose translation MKTLKISIFTFFVPFLMTTPFILKGQNGKDFEISKNLDIYVTLFKELNLNYVDELMPGDLMKTGINAILGSLDPYTNYIPESDIEDYEFMTTGQYGGIGALIHQQGDYVVISEPYKNSPADKAGLKAGDKILEINRQSARDKNTDEVSTILKGQPNTTIDLLIERPGNPKPIPVSITREQITVANIPYYGILDNGTGYIKLSGFTQNAGKEVREAFMELKEKQSLNGLILDLRGNGGGLLQEAVHITNIFVDKGELVVSTKGKLTDRNRSYHTENAALDTQIPLVVLVDNTSASASEIVAGAIQDIDRGVIIGQRTYGKGLVQNVIPLSYNAKMKVTVAKYYIPSGRCIQAIDYSHKDEKGRFTKIPDSLISEFKTRNGRSVYDGGGIEPDIETEIPILSSISQTLYSKFLIFDYATNYYWSHPVIPAANQFEINDSIYQDFLSYLSDKDYAYTTSSEKELNDLKAMAKKDQVYDEISGEYEALKKKIQATKLDDLQQSRDELETILRQEIVTRYYYQEGQIVTSLKDDPEIKKATEILLSSETYQSILDGTYPEQDPTDE comes from the coding sequence ATGAAAACATTGAAAATCAGCATCTTTACCTTTTTTGTCCCTTTTCTGATGACGACCCCTTTTATCCTGAAAGGTCAGAACGGTAAAGATTTCGAAATATCCAAGAACCTTGACATTTATGTCACCCTTTTCAAAGAGCTGAATCTCAATTATGTTGATGAGCTCATGCCGGGTGACCTGATGAAAACCGGCATCAACGCCATACTCGGATCACTGGATCCCTATACCAACTATATCCCCGAATCCGATATTGAGGATTATGAGTTCATGACCACCGGTCAGTATGGCGGAATCGGGGCCCTGATCCATCAGCAGGGCGATTATGTAGTCATTTCCGAACCCTACAAAAACTCACCAGCGGATAAGGCCGGATTAAAAGCCGGTGACAAAATCCTGGAAATAAACCGGCAATCCGCCAGGGATAAAAACACCGATGAGGTCAGTACCATTCTGAAAGGACAGCCCAACACAACCATTGACCTCCTGATTGAACGACCGGGAAATCCAAAGCCAATACCTGTTTCCATCACCCGTGAACAAATCACAGTGGCCAACATACCCTATTACGGCATACTGGATAACGGGACCGGCTACATCAAACTGAGCGGATTCACCCAAAATGCCGGAAAAGAAGTGCGTGAAGCTTTTATGGAATTAAAAGAAAAGCAATCCTTGAACGGATTGATCCTCGATCTGCGCGGTAACGGCGGTGGCCTTCTCCAGGAAGCCGTCCATATCACCAACATCTTTGTTGACAAAGGAGAATTGGTCGTCAGCACAAAGGGTAAACTTACGGATCGGAACCGTTCATACCACACTGAAAATGCTGCCCTCGACACCCAGATCCCCCTGGTCGTGCTGGTTGACAATACCAGTGCGTCCGCTTCAGAAATCGTGGCGGGTGCCATACAGGATATCGACCGGGGCGTGATCATCGGGCAAAGAACTTACGGAAAAGGCTTGGTCCAAAATGTGATCCCCCTTTCCTATAATGCAAAAATGAAAGTTACGGTGGCCAAATACTACATTCCAAGCGGAAGATGCATCCAGGCAATCGACTACTCTCACAAGGATGAAAAAGGACGGTTCACCAAAATCCCCGACTCCCTTATCTCGGAATTTAAAACCAGGAATGGAAGATCAGTTTATGACGGTGGAGGAATTGAACCCGATATCGAAACCGAGATCCCGATACTCAGCAGCATCAGCCAAACACTCTACAGCAAATTCCTTATCTTTGACTATGCCACCAACTATTACTGGAGTCATCCCGTAATCCCCGCTGCGAATCAATTTGAGATCAATGACAGCATTTATCAGGATTTCCTTTCCTACCTCTCCGATAAAGATTATGCCTACACCACCAGCAGCGAAAAGGAACTGAATGACCTGAAAGCCATGGCCAAGAAGGACCAGGTCTACGATGAGATTTCAGGAGAATATGAAGCACTGAAGAAAAAAATCCAGGCCACCAAACTGGATGACCTGCAGCAAAGCCGGGATGAACTGGAAACCATCCTCAGGCAGGAAATCGTTACCAGGTATTATTATCAGGAAGGCCAGATCGTCACCTCATTGAAAGATGACCCTGAGATCAAAAAAGCTACCGAGATCCTTCTGAGCAGCGAAACCTACCAATCCATTCTGGACGGCACCTACCCTGAACAGGATCCTACGGATGAATAA
- the zupT gene encoding zinc transporter ZupT: METKTLLFAFALTLFAGLSTGIGSALAFFTRHTNTRFLSTALGFSAGVMIYVSLVEIFAKAKDQLIADLGTQTGYWYTVLAFFAGMLLIAIIDKLIPSYENPHELRRVEAIETGQPERNQKLMRMGVFTALAIGIHNFPEGLATFMAALTKPELGIAIAVAIAIHNIPEGIAVSVPIYFATGSKRKAFLLSFLSGLSEPVGAMVGYLILLPFLSPMLFGLLFAGVAGIMVFISLDELLPAAEEYGEHHLSIYGLVAGMAVMALSLLLFAK, from the coding sequence ATGGAAACCAAAACCCTTTTATTTGCTTTCGCACTGACCCTTTTTGCCGGACTATCCACCGGTATTGGCAGTGCACTGGCATTTTTCACCCGGCACACCAATACAAGATTTCTCTCCACAGCTCTGGGTTTTTCGGCCGGAGTCATGATCTATGTCTCGCTGGTGGAGATTTTTGCGAAGGCGAAAGATCAGCTGATTGCTGATCTGGGAACGCAAACTGGTTATTGGTATACTGTACTGGCCTTTTTTGCCGGAATGCTTCTGATCGCGATCATCGACAAACTGATCCCCTCGTATGAAAATCCTCATGAGTTACGCAGGGTGGAAGCCATTGAAACAGGCCAGCCGGAGAGGAACCAGAAACTGATGCGCATGGGTGTTTTTACGGCTCTGGCCATTGGCATCCATAATTTCCCGGAAGGCCTGGCAACCTTTATGGCAGCGTTGACAAAACCTGAACTGGGGATCGCCATTGCCGTGGCCATTGCGATACACAATATTCCGGAAGGGATCGCTGTTTCGGTACCCATCTACTTTGCAACGGGAAGCAAACGCAAGGCCTTCCTGCTCTCTTTCTTGTCGGGGCTGTCGGAACCTGTCGGAGCCATGGTTGGTTACCTGATCCTGCTGCCTTTCTTATCCCCGATGCTTTTTGGGTTATTGTTCGCCGGCGTTGCCGGAATCATGGTCTTTATTTCGCTGGATGAGCTGTTGCCTGCTGCTGAGGAATACGGCGAACATCATCTTTCCATTTACGGCCTGGTGGCCGGCATGGCTGTCATGGCATTAAGCCTGCTGCTGTTCGCGAAATAG
- a CDS encoding GtrA family protein: MSELLKWEVLIKFFKFGVVGVSGIAVDFGMTYLCKEVLKIQKYVSNAIGFTTAASTNYLLNRIWTFQSTDPAIFLQYSRFLMISLIGLGINTLVLWILVSRYHKRFYLSKLAAVAVVMIWNFLANYFFTFQG; encoded by the coding sequence ATGTCCGAACTGCTGAAATGGGAAGTCCTGATAAAATTCTTCAAGTTTGGTGTGGTAGGAGTATCCGGCATCGCCGTCGATTTTGGCATGACCTACCTTTGCAAGGAAGTCCTGAAGATCCAGAAATATGTCTCCAATGCCATTGGCTTTACCACTGCAGCTTCCACCAACTATCTCCTGAACCGGATATGGACCTTTCAGAGTACCGATCCGGCCATCTTTTTACAGTATTCCAGGTTTTTGATGATTTCACTGATCGGTCTGGGGATCAATACCCTCGTGCTCTGGATACTGGTCAGCAGGTATCACAAGCGCTTTTACCTGTCAAAACTTGCTGCAGTTGCGGTGGTGATGATCTGGAATTTTTTGGCCAACTATTTCTTTACGTTCCAGGGATAG
- the rfaE2 gene encoding D-glycero-beta-D-manno-heptose 1-phosphate adenylyltransferase: MGKTDRIRSKILDLPDLDRQLAIWRFRGEKIAFTNGCFDVLHLGHIDYLSKAADLGDVLIIGLNSDESVRRLKGANRPVNVEQARAMVLASLSFVTAVVLFNADTPYELIQKIQPDVLVKGADYKPEEIAGHDIVTSRGGEVVTIELLPGYSSTELIRKTGNHS; encoded by the coding sequence ATGGGAAAGACAGACCGCATCCGGTCCAAAATTCTTGACTTGCCTGATCTGGACCGTCAATTGGCCATCTGGAGGTTCCGGGGCGAAAAAATTGCATTCACCAACGGATGTTTTGACGTACTGCACCTGGGTCACATTGACTATTTATCAAAAGCGGCTGACCTGGGAGATGTGCTGATCATCGGTCTGAATTCCGATGAATCGGTCAGGCGGCTTAAGGGAGCAAACCGGCCGGTGAATGTTGAACAAGCACGCGCCATGGTTTTAGCTTCCCTGAGTTTTGTCACGGCCGTAGTTCTTTTCAATGCCGATACACCCTATGAGCTCATACAAAAAATCCAGCCGGATGTACTGGTCAAAGGGGCTGATTACAAACCGGAAGAAATTGCCGGACACGATATTGTCACATCCCGGGGAGGGGAGGTGGTAACCATCGAACTCCTGCCGGGATATTCTTCAACCGAACTGATCCGAAAAACAGGAAATCATTCCTAA
- the panC gene encoding pantoate--beta-alanine ligase produces the protein MKILRTLAETKRHIDSILSGGATIGFVPTMGALHEGHLTLIRKAKMATDHVTASIFVNPIQFNNPEDLLKYPREEAADIRKLQDAGCDMVFIPTVDEMYPVPDTTIFEFGNLDKVMEGKFRPGHFNGVAIVVKKLFEILQPHQAFFGEKDYQQLAIIRNMVSQIGLPVRIIPCKTVREPDGLAMSSRNKRLSPEERAMAPVIYRILRKAKNLREQMTVQQLTDWAREEFSKHPAFALEYFEIVDADTLQPVESWENNDRIIACTAARLGNVRLIDNIKFF, from the coding sequence ATGAAGATCCTCCGTACCCTTGCTGAGACCAAACGTCACATTGATTCCATCCTTTCCGGGGGCGCCACTATTGGCTTTGTTCCTACGATGGGAGCCCTGCACGAAGGGCATCTTACCTTGATCCGTAAAGCGAAAATGGCTACCGATCACGTAACGGCCAGTATCTTTGTCAATCCCATCCAGTTCAATAATCCGGAGGATCTGCTGAAATACCCGAGGGAAGAAGCAGCAGATATCAGAAAACTGCAGGATGCCGGATGCGATATGGTCTTCATACCGACGGTGGATGAGATGTATCCCGTTCCGGATACCACCATCTTCGAATTTGGAAACCTGGACAAGGTCATGGAGGGAAAATTCCGTCCCGGGCATTTCAATGGAGTGGCCATTGTCGTGAAAAAGCTTTTTGAGATCCTTCAACCCCATCAGGCTTTTTTTGGTGAAAAGGACTACCAGCAACTGGCCATCATACGGAACATGGTCAGCCAGATCGGCTTGCCTGTCAGGATCATCCCCTGCAAAACCGTCAGGGAGCCTGACGGCCTGGCCATGAGTTCAAGGAACAAGCGACTTTCACCGGAAGAACGGGCAATGGCCCCGGTCATCTACCGGATTCTCAGGAAAGCAAAAAACCTCCGGGAGCAGATGACGGTTCAACAGTTGACCGACTGGGCCCGGGAAGAATTTTCAAAGCACCCGGCCTTTGCCCTGGAGTATTTCGAAATTGTGGATGCAGATACGCTGCAACCTGTTGAAAGCTGGGAAAACAACGACCGGATCATCGCCTGTACGGCGGCCCGCCTGGGAAATGTCCGGCTGATCGATAATATCAAATTTTTTTAA